A genomic window from Diorhabda sublineata isolate icDioSubl1.1 chromosome 8, icDioSubl1.1, whole genome shotgun sequence includes:
- the LOC130448497 gene encoding facilitated trehalose transporter Tret1-like produces the protein MVASAPNRSFLYIAACTANVASFIAGTSLGWSSPEIPKLRNPNTTTLFHPTTTSQEGWIVSLLALAAAVGPFGGGVLSDAIGRKKTLLSAILPFAIASAINVFAKSTIFFYATRFLCGLGVGVVFTVIPMYVGEIADDDVRGSLGSLMQLFVVTGMLFSYSLGPFVSIITFNSILIFPPILFFLIFLLFVPESPYYLIQSDDLTEALDAMIVLRGRDTSLMQKELEVMKVQVEIEKKNRGNVVDVFKSRGLRTAFFLSIGLVSFQQLSGVNVIIFYAQTIFADAGVDLAPEVCTIIIGFVQVVAGGLTPILVDRCGKRCLLLLSALGMALSEGVLALFFYFKDNQRADVSNLGWIPLSSVVIYIIMFGLGLGPLPWAVLGEIFPGNVKSSASSATASVSWILGFFMTNYFDSLTDLIGKCGTFGIFAGFCAFSALFIFKRLPETSGKNVHEIQYILSGGSRKASYTF, from the coding sequence CCAACGTGGCGTCTTTTATAGCCGGCACCAGTTTGGGATGGTCCTCGCCGGAAATACCGAAACTAAGAAATCCAAATACGACAACTCTATTCCATCCAACGACAACATCTCAAGAAGGTTGGATCGTATCTTTACTAGCGCTAGCCGCAGCCGTAGGCCCTTTCGGAGGCGGCGTCCTATCCGACGCCATAGGAAGAAAAAAAACCCTCCTATCCGCGATATTACCGTTCGCGATCGCTTCCGCCATAAACGTTTTCGCTAAATCGACCATTTTCTTTTACGCCACCAGATTTTTGTGCGGACTCGGCGTCGGCGTCGTATTCACCGTCATACCCATGTACGTGGGGGAGATAGCCGACGACGACGTCCGCGGATCCCTCGGATCCCTCATGCAACTATTCGTCGTAACCGGAATGTTATTCTCTTATTCCCTCGGACCGTTCGTATCTATAATAACGTTCAATTCGATACTAATTTTTCCCCCGATActatttttcctaatttttctattattcgtGCCGGAAAGTCCTTACTACCTCATACAAAGCGACGATCTGACAGAAGCCTTGGACGCCATGATCGTGCTGAGGGGCAGAGATACGTCGTTGATGCAAAAAGAGCTGGAAGTCATGAAAGTCCAAGTCGAAATAGAAAAGAAGAATAGGGGAAACGTCGTCGACGTATTCAAATCGAGAGGTCTCCGAACCGCGTTTTTTCTATCCATAGGACTAGTTTCGTTTCAACAATTATCCGGGGTTAACGTTATAATATTTTACGCCCAAACTATTTTCGCCGACGCTGGCGTCGATTTGGCTCCGGAGGTTTGTACGATAATAATTGGATTTGTCCAAGTGGTGGCTGGCGGTCTGACGCCGATTTTAGTCGATAGATGCGGCAAGagatgtcttcttcttctttccgcTTTAGGAATGGCATTATCCGAAGGGGTTTTagctctatttttttattttaaagataaCCAACGGGCGGACGTATCGAATTTGGGTTGGATACCGCTTTCGAGCGtcgttatttatataataatgttCGGTTTGGGTTTAGGTCCGCTTCCTTGGGCGGTTTTGGGGGAAATATTTCCGGGTAACGTCAAGTCGTCCGCTTCGTCGGCTACGGCTTCGGTCAGTTGGATATTGGGATTTTTTATGACGAATTATTTCGATTCGTTGACGGATCTGATCGGAAAATGCGGAACTTTCGGAATTTTCGCGGGCTTTTGCGCGTTTTCCGCGTTGTTTATATTTAAACGTTTACCGGAGACTTCCGGTAAAAACGTTCACGAGATACAGTATATTTTGAGCGGGGGAAGTAGGAAAGCGTCGTACACTTTTTAG